A stretch of Corvus hawaiiensis isolate bCorHaw1 chromosome 8, bCorHaw1.pri.cur, whole genome shotgun sequence DNA encodes these proteins:
- the LOC125329369 gene encoding testis-specific H1 histone-like: protein MSSREAGTGTGEEKESSRKTGEEGKIQKKFQSVIYHVGSTAEHRKAGLWGEAGNKARSKARSEAGSKARSEAGSKAGNKARSEARSEARSKARNKAGSKAGNKARSEAGNKARSEAGNKAGNEAGNEARNKARNKARSEARSEARSEAGNKARSEARSKARNKARNKARSEARSEARSEARSEAGNEARNKARSEARSKARSEARSEAGNEARNKARSEARSKARNKARSEARSEARSEAGNKARSEARSKARSKARSEARSEARNKVLSTATAKVPQHPFPGSVGQEGIRALGRYLHCWSL, encoded by the exons ATGTCCT CCCGGGAGGCTGGCACAGGAACCGGGGAGGAAAAAGAATCCTCTAGAAAAACAGGTGAAGAGGGGAAAATCCAGAAGAAATTCCAGAGTGTGATTTACCACGTGGGATCCACGGCCGAGCACAGaaaggcagggctgtggggtgagGCCGGGAACAAGGCCAGGAGCAAGGCCAGGAGCGAGGCCGGGAGCAAGGCCAGGAGCGAGGCCGGGAGCAAGGCCGGGAACAAGGCCAGGAGCGAGGCCAGGAGCGAGGCCAGGAGCAAGGCCAGGAACAAGGCCGGGAGCAAGGCCGGGAACAAG GCCAGGAGTGAGGCCGGGAACAAGGCCAGGAGTGAGGCCGGGAACAAGGCCGGGAACGAGGCCGGGAACGAGGCCAGGAACAAGGCCAGGAACAAGGCCAGGAGCGAGGCCAGGAGCGAGGCCAGGAGTGAGGCCGGGAACAAGGCCAGGAGCGAGGCCAGGAGCAAGGCCAGGAACAAGGCCAGGAACAAGGCCAGGAGCGAGGCCAGGAGCGAGGCCAGGAGCGAGGCCAGGAGTGAGGCCGGGAACGAGGCCAGGAACAAGGCCAGGAGCGAGGCCAGGAGCAAGGCCAGGAGCGAGGCCAGGAGTGAGGCCGGGAACGAGGCCAGGAACAAGGCCAGGAGCGAGGCCAGGAGCAAGGCCAGGAACAAGGCCAGGAGCGAGGCCAGGAGCGAGGCCAGGAGTGAGGCCGGGAACAAGGCCAGGAGCGAGGCCAGGAGCAAGGCCAGGAGCAAGGCCAGGAGTGAGGCCAGGAGTGAGGCCAGGAACAAGGTCCTGTCGACAGCCACGGCCAAGGTCCCACAGCACCCATTCCCTGGGAGCGTGGGGCAGGAAGGGATCAGAGCTCTGGGCAG